A stretch of the uncultured Cohaesibacter sp. genome encodes the following:
- a CDS encoding FkbM family methyltransferase, which translates to MGLLKKLTQKYLSENLHRKIWILENKFLRGGYFGLNGLDRKLAEYLNYDNGFYVELGANDGVTQCNSLHFEIMKNWRGILIEPDPHNFHKCKSARSQSNAVFCAACVPFDFPDKFVEIKYNNLCSVAIGLDLDNPNVGNIENDISFGAKAVPLNTILNTANAPKRIDLLSLDVEGAELYVLKGLDFTAYRFSYMLIECRDIERMENYLSTKGYSQIAKLSYHDYLFKDDSI; encoded by the coding sequence ATGGGTTTGTTAAAAAAGTTAACTCAAAAATATTTGTCAGAAAATCTTCATAGAAAAATCTGGATTCTTGAAAATAAGTTTCTGAGAGGTGGGTATTTCGGGCTTAACGGGCTCGACAGGAAGCTGGCAGAGTATCTCAACTATGACAATGGATTTTATGTAGAACTGGGTGCCAATGATGGTGTAACTCAGTGTAATTCTTTGCACTTTGAAATTATGAAAAATTGGCGGGGAATTTTGATCGAACCTGATCCACATAATTTCCATAAGTGTAAATCAGCAAGAAGCCAAAGCAACGCAGTATTCTGCGCCGCTTGTGTACCTTTTGACTTTCCTGACAAATTTGTTGAGATAAAATATAACAACTTGTGTTCTGTCGCGATTGGCCTTGACCTGGACAATCCTAACGTAGGCAATATTGAAAATGACATTTCGTTTGGCGCTAAAGCTGTTCCATTAAATACGATCTTAAATACTGCTAATGCACCAAAAAGAATAGATCTTCTTTCACTTGATGTGGAAGGAGCGGAGCTTTATGTTCTGAAGGGCTTAGACTTCACTGCATATCGATTTTCTTATATGCTTATTGAATGTCGCGATATTGAACGTATGGAAAATTATCTTTCGACAAAAGGATACTCGCAAATTGCTAAACTTTCGTACCATGATTACCTTTTCAAGGACGACAGTATTTAG